The following are from one region of the Heliangelus exortis chromosome 2, bHelExo1.hap1, whole genome shotgun sequence genome:
- the MAL2 gene encoding protein MAL2 → MLPRGASSMPPPPNPAAYFPPPRVTLPSGLEILRTYSGAVIFLEILFGTIVWILVASTHVPLPLLQGWVMFVAVTAWFLSIVFLCLFLFGYANRIAVNWNQMDFLFHGATFVFYFGAFLLQAGTTSLHHFPRRFNSTTHEKILADHEYNISIAASIFAFATAVCYGCSTALALRRWKL, encoded by the exons ATGTTGCCCAGGGGAGCCTCGTCCATGCCGCCGCCTCCCAACCCCGCAGCCTACTTCCCGCCCCCCCGGGTCACTTTGCCCTCCGGCCTGGAGATCCTGCGCACCTACTCAGGAGCCGTCATCTTCCTGGAGATC CTGTTTGGAACAATAGTCTGGATTTTGGTAGCTTCTACCCACGTTCCACTTCcactgctgcagggatgggtgaTGTTTGTAGCTGTGACTGCATGGTTCCTGTCCATTGTGTTCCTGTGCCTGTTCCTCTTTGGTTATGCAAATAGAATTGCTGTCAACTGGAACCAGATG gattttcttttccatggggctacttttgtcttttattttggAGCTTTTCTACTACAAGCAGGAACTACATCTCTGCATCACTTTCCCCGCAGATTCAACTCCACCACCCATGAGAAGATTTTAGCTGACCATGAATATAACATAAGCATAGCAGCTTCG ATTTTTGCCTTTGCAACAGCTGTTTGCTATGGttgcagcacagccctggcatTAAGGAGATGGAAGCTATAG